A stretch of DNA from bacterium:
TCTATGTGCCCTGATATTGAAAAAATCAAAAAAGAAATAAAAAAAGGTAACGTTGTTCTGTTAAATTTGGGTATTTATAATAAAAAGAATTCTCAATATGAAAGACATTACGGACATTGGATTACCGTAACAGGTACAGGTCAGAATGATTCTCTTTCTGATGATAAGTCCTTAGCGATTCATGACCCGTATTCTAAATCAAACGGTAATTTTTATATAAAACCTGCCAAAATCGAATCAGGAAAATTTTTTCATAATTATGATGATAATGAAAAAACTCTTACTGATGACGCCTCAGGTTTTTATGAAATTCCTGAAAAATTCAATTATTTAGAAAATGACGAAATTGCTGTTATAGACGGTGCCGTAATTTTAGAAATGGATAAAAATTCTAAACAATAATTTATTAACAGCTTATTGCGCCTTTACTTGCAGATGATACTGTTTTGGAGTATCTGGAGAGATAACCTTTTGTTATTTTTTGAGGAAGAAGCTTGATTTCCTGTTTTCTTTTTTCTAATTCTTCATCAGAAATATCCACATTCAATTCTCTGGCGAGTATGTCTATTTTAATTTTATCACCGTCTTTCAGGTAGGCAATAGCTCCTCCTGCTGCGGCTTCAGGCGCAACATGTCCAATACAAAGTCCTCGTGTACCGCCTGAAAATCTTCCGTCTGTGATAAGCGCGACACTTTTGCCAAGACCTTTTCCTACTATTGAGGAAGTTGGGGCAAGCATCTCTCTCATTCCGGGTCCGCCTTTTGGTCCTTCGTATCTGATTACAATTACATCACCGGCTTTAACTATATCGGAATTTATTGCTTCCATTGTTTCGTCTTCGCTGTTGAAAATTCTTGCGGTGCCTTCGAATTTAAGGCATTCAGCATCAACACCGGAAATTTTTATTACTGCTCCTTCCGGGGCAATATTTCCATAGAGAACAGCCAGTCCGGGATTTGAAGTTACAGGACTTTCTACAGTTCTTATTACTTCTGTATCAACCCATGCTTTTTCTGCTATTTCTTTTATTGTCAAGCCTGATAGCGTTTTTGTGTCTGCAATACCTATTTCTTTGTGCGTAAGGTTTTTTAAAGTTCCCGAAATTCCTCCTGCATTTTCAAAATCAGTCATGGTAAGAGTGCTTGACGGGTCAAGCTTTATAATTTGCGGAATTTTATAACTTAATGCTTCGAAATCTTTCAAAGAGATATCTAAACCTGCTTCATTTGCAATAGCAAGAAGGTGCAGAACAGAATTTGTTGAGCCGCCAAGTGCAAGATCAGCTATAATTGCATTGCTTACCGATTCTTTTGTTATTATATCAAGAGGAAGAATTTGTTTTTCGACGAGTTCAACGATTTTCATTCCACTATCAAAAGCTATTCGGCGTTTTTTTGCAGAAACAGCCGCAGCAGAAGCACATCCCGGCAAACTCATTCCCATAACTTCAGTCAAACAGGCCATGGTGTTTGCAGTATACAAGCCCTGACATGAGCCTACCCCCGGACAGGAATTTAATTCGTATTTTTCGAGTTGTTCCTCAGTCATTTTTCCTGCTTTTACCTGACCAACAGCTTCAAAAGTTCCTCTAATAAGAGTTAAAGTTTGATTTTCACATTTTCCGTCAACCATTGGTCCGGCTGTTACGACAATACAGGGAATATTTAATCTTGATGCAGCCATTAACATTCCGGGAGTAATTTTGTCGCAATTTGACAGCAAAACCAAACCGTCTAATGAATGCGCGCTTGCAACTGATTCAACGCAGTCAGCAATTAAATCCCTTGACGGAAGAGAAAATCTCATTCCTTCATGCCCCATAGCAATTCCGTCACACACAGCAGGAACTCCAAAGATAAAGGAATGCCCGCCTGCTGAATGAACTCCTTTTTCTATAAATCTTTCTAAATCCCTCATCCCTGAATGACCGGGGACTAAATCAGAAAAGCTGCTGGCTATCCCGATAAATGGTGTTTTTAACTGACCTTTTGTCATACCCAATGAATACAATAGTCCTCTATGTGCAGCTCTATCCAGTCCCTGCGTTATTTTGTCACTTTTCATAATTAATTCTCCAATATGATACAATTATTTAAAAAAAATTATATCATATTTGCCTTTTCAATAAAGTTTTCAACGATTCATGTATTTTTCAAAAATTTACTTTAAACATACGTTAATTTTCTTTCTCAATAAGACGAAGATTTAAATATACCGCTTCAAAATAAATTCAGGATTTTAACAAACTGCAAAAAAGCGGTAATCGACAGTAGGAGCGTTATTTTCGGAAACGATGAATTTTTGAAAATATAAACTCGTTTTAGTATACCTGCATAATGGAAAAATATAATGAAAAAAATTGATTTTTTTATATATTGGATGCTGGCTTTGATATTATATTTGGTGTGCAACAATGCTTATAATACGCCATTTACTATTAAAGACTCACCTGAAAATCAAGAAATGGCAAAAACATATAATTTCGAAAACCTCAAAGACCCTGAGCAATGTGTTTATTATAGTTTTAAAAGTAATCCTATCAGGATTGAAAAAAATGATTATAAATTAAAGCTATATCCTCAAGCAAATTATAGAATCTATGCAATGGTTATGAGCAAAAACAGATATATATGGGGATGGGATGGAGAAGTTGCTCCTTATGACCTTGCACTGGCATGGAACAAGT
This window harbors:
- the ilvD gene encoding dihydroxy-acid dehydratase gives rise to the protein MKSDKITQGLDRAAHRGLLYSLGMTKGQLKTPFIGIASSFSDLVPGHSGMRDLERFIEKGVHSAGGHSFIFGVPAVCDGIAMGHEGMRFSLPSRDLIADCVESVASAHSLDGLVLLSNCDKITPGMLMAASRLNIPCIVVTAGPMVDGKCENQTLTLIRGTFEAVGQVKAGKMTEEQLEKYELNSCPGVGSCQGLYTANTMACLTEVMGMSLPGCASAAAVSAKKRRIAFDSGMKIVELVEKQILPLDIITKESVSNAIIADLALGGSTNSVLHLLAIANEAGLDISLKDFEALSYKIPQIIKLDPSSTLTMTDFENAGGISGTLKNLTHKEIGIADTKTLSGLTIKEIAEKAWVDTEVIRTVESPVTSNPGLAVLYGNIAPEGAVIKISGVDAECLKFEGTARIFNSEDETMEAINSDIVKAGDVIVIRYEGPKGGPGMREMLAPTSSIVGKGLGKSVALITDGRFSGGTRGLCIGHVAPEAAAGGAIAYLKDGDKIKIDILARELNVDISDEELEKRKQEIKLLPQKITKGYLSRYSKTVSSASKGAISC